A portion of the Rhodococcus pseudokoreensis genome contains these proteins:
- a CDS encoding response regulator, whose translation MSAGTTNSTTSSIRVAVVDDHPVFRLGMVALLSTLDGMEVAAQASSVAEALDVVDGDVDVVLMDLELGDGSGVDATRRLVERHPALRVLVVTMHEDDESLVASVRAGARGYLVKGADPGEVERAVRAVANGEVILGAAVAARAMSFMAASRRMEPTVFPELTDREREVLDLVARGYDNASISRRLVLSPKTVRNHVSNVLTKLGVPDRPAAIVRARDAGLGLDT comes from the coding sequence ATGAGCGCGGGCACGACGAACTCCACCACCTCGTCCATCCGGGTCGCCGTCGTCGACGACCACCCGGTGTTCCGGCTGGGCATGGTCGCGCTGCTGTCGACGCTGGACGGCATGGAGGTGGCCGCGCAGGCCAGTTCCGTCGCCGAGGCGCTCGACGTCGTGGACGGGGACGTCGACGTGGTGCTGATGGATCTCGAACTCGGCGACGGCTCGGGGGTGGACGCCACCCGGCGGCTCGTCGAGCGGCACCCCGCACTGCGGGTGCTCGTGGTCACCATGCACGAGGACGACGAATCGCTGGTCGCGTCGGTGCGTGCCGGGGCGCGCGGCTACCTGGTGAAGGGCGCCGATCCGGGGGAGGTCGAACGGGCGGTCCGGGCAGTCGCCAACGGGGAGGTGATCCTCGGCGCCGCGGTCGCGGCCCGCGCGATGAGCTTCATGGCCGCCTCCCGCCGGATGGAGCCCACCGTGTTTCCGGAACTCACCGACCGCGAACGGGAGGTGCTCGACCTCGTCGCCCGCGGCTACGACAACGCGAGCATCTCGCGCAGACTCGTGCTGAGCCCGAAGACCGTGCGCAACCACGTGTCGAACGTGCTCACCAAGCTGGGTGTGCCCGACCGTCCCGCCGCCATCGTGCGGGCACGGGACGCGGGGCTCGGCCTCGACACCTGA
- a CDS encoding sensor histidine kinase: protein MTEGSAGAGGAPVPAAVMAVSAWVLVVLSVVAFVRADPGIDSNQLFFLVDVVGAAVYGTVAGVVLARRVHPVPIIMGLTAIGVGLAALGYSCSQLAAVRPGLPWVDVLSPLQNTAWIPGTLSLFLIVPWLIRDHPLGVGAKLGVLAGVAATAWYFWSRTFTEIPAVWVIVPVLVVGAAAAADCGWRWRHGPPGERVGLGWMCLGTALMTAAYIPLALPASLPGLWVLNPLVHLAVQAFYPVAILVCILRQRMWGLNLVVSRATVAGTLTVALLVLYVVVATALTALLPDGDSVGAQVVAAGVVAVAVQPVRLWLQRRVHRLVYGEGEDPARAVRTLGRQFGSAETPEQLLEGLAAGVGVALRLESVSVRRAGGVAAVWGSATGPAESVELVHRDAVLGTMVVTAPAGESLGARTRRSLTELSAVVTAGLVVLQSAENLQEARRRLSSVRLEERQMIRRELHDGLGPSLAGIRLGLQGARNLLGSDPAAAAELIDALQEQLDHQVEGVRQLSRSMFPPVLDELGLVPALHELAATQSRSGFQLRVQADPPPRLGAEISAAAYGIVVEAVTNARRHSGADGCRVDATFAPEVLTVVIHDDGCGFDPAGGGGVGTRSMRERAHELGGTLHIESGRPTGTVVTARLPLTAS, encoded by the coding sequence ATGACCGAGGGGTCGGCGGGTGCGGGCGGTGCGCCCGTACCCGCTGCCGTCATGGCGGTGTCCGCGTGGGTTCTGGTCGTCCTATCGGTGGTGGCGTTCGTCCGGGCCGATCCGGGCATCGACTCGAATCAGCTGTTCTTCCTGGTGGACGTCGTCGGGGCGGCGGTCTACGGGACCGTTGCCGGTGTCGTCCTCGCCCGCAGGGTGCATCCGGTGCCGATCATCATGGGGCTCACCGCGATCGGCGTGGGTCTCGCCGCGCTCGGCTACAGCTGTTCGCAACTCGCCGCCGTGCGTCCGGGGCTGCCGTGGGTCGACGTGCTGTCGCCGTTGCAGAACACGGCATGGATTCCCGGGACGCTCAGCCTGTTCCTGATCGTGCCGTGGCTGATCCGCGACCATCCGCTCGGCGTCGGCGCGAAACTCGGCGTCCTCGCGGGTGTCGCCGCGACGGCCTGGTACTTCTGGTCCCGCACGTTCACGGAGATCCCCGCGGTCTGGGTGATCGTGCCCGTTCTCGTCGTCGGCGCCGCGGCGGCCGCGGACTGCGGGTGGCGGTGGCGGCACGGCCCACCCGGCGAGCGCGTCGGTCTCGGCTGGATGTGCCTCGGCACGGCGCTGATGACGGCCGCGTACATTCCGCTGGCGCTGCCCGCGTCGCTGCCGGGACTGTGGGTGCTCAACCCGTTGGTGCACTTGGCTGTTCAGGCCTTCTACCCGGTCGCGATCCTGGTGTGCATCCTGCGTCAGCGCATGTGGGGGCTGAACCTGGTCGTCAGCCGCGCGACGGTGGCGGGCACCCTCACCGTCGCGCTGCTGGTGCTGTACGTCGTGGTGGCCACGGCGCTGACGGCGCTGCTGCCCGACGGCGATTCGGTGGGGGCGCAGGTGGTCGCGGCGGGTGTCGTCGCCGTCGCCGTGCAACCGGTGCGGTTGTGGCTGCAGCGGCGGGTGCACCGCCTGGTGTACGGCGAGGGCGAGGATCCGGCGAGGGCCGTCCGCACCCTCGGCAGGCAGTTCGGCAGCGCCGAGACCCCGGAACAACTCCTCGAGGGTCTCGCCGCCGGTGTTGGCGTCGCGTTGCGGCTCGAATCCGTGTCCGTGCGGCGCGCCGGCGGGGTTGCCGCGGTGTGGGGTTCGGCGACGGGACCTGCCGAGTCGGTGGAGTTGGTGCACCGCGATGCGGTGCTGGGGACGATGGTCGTGACGGCGCCGGCGGGGGAGTCGCTGGGGGCGCGCACCCGCCGGTCGCTCACCGAACTGTCGGCGGTCGTGACGGCCGGTCTCGTCGTGCTGCAGTCGGCGGAGAACCTGCAGGAGGCGCGGCGCCGGCTGTCGTCCGTGCGACTGGAGGAGCGGCAGATGATTCGCCGCGAACTGCACGACGGGCTGGGTCCGTCGCTCGCGGGCATCCGGCTGGGTCTGCAGGGCGCGCGGAACCTGCTCGGCTCGGATCCGGCCGCCGCCGCCGAACTCATCGACGCTCTGCAAGAGCAACTCGACCATCAGGTGGAGGGCGTCCGGCAGTTGTCGCGCAGCATGTTCCCGCCGGTGCTCGACGAACTCGGACTGGTCCCGGCGCTGCACGAACTGGCGGCCACCCAGTCGCGCAGCGGGTTCCAGCTGCGGGTGCAGGCCGATCCGCCACCGAGGCTGGGCGCGGAGATCAGCGCCGCGGCGTACGGGATCGTCGTCGAGGCCGTCACCAACGCGCGCAGGCACAGCGGCGCCGACGGCTGCCGGGTCGACGCCACGTTCGCCCCGGAGGTGCTGACGGTCGTCATCCACGACGACGGCTGCGGGTTCGATCCGGCCGGCGGAGGCGGTGTCGGCACCCGGTCGATGCGCGAGCGGGCCCACGAACTCGGCGGCACGCTGCACATCGAATCCGGCCGTCCGACAGGCACGGTGGTCACCGCCCGGTTACCGTTGACCGCATCATGA
- the fes gene encoding enterochelin esterase: MLKRVPGPERRVVRTRAIDDLAQGAVPAFWDRLAAAGSPIVERGGADRGCVIATFCWRDPEGDERGSSTRHVYLDANGITDRSRPERAGLSRLPGTDLWSLSIEVPENWRGAYRIIPRTEPLTIPCDGTPGWQWWRNVLAGAQPDPFNPLPTRAVQAGDCSEAVMPAAPAQRWWTDRPGRGELHETTFTLSGTPRSVWVYEPPGLAAGSRPVVVLLDGRTWAVDLPIAGAVDALGPAGHRVPLVVMVDSVGPALRSEELGCSPAFAAGLTGELLPWLRRDWAVTDDPASTIVAGCSLGGLTACHLALTASHVFGCAVSLSGSFWWPGSGPGVALQDRIRAAAPSRSRFGIEVGTLEWMLFEPNREVRDLLAGTGHDVRYREFCGGHDALHWRDGLIAGVASMLGYAPVMQ; the protein is encoded by the coding sequence ATGCTGAAACGGGTACCCGGACCGGAGCGCCGCGTCGTGCGCACACGGGCGATCGACGACCTGGCACAGGGCGCCGTCCCCGCGTTCTGGGACCGCCTCGCCGCCGCGGGCAGCCCCATCGTCGAACGCGGCGGGGCCGACCGCGGCTGTGTGATCGCGACGTTCTGCTGGCGGGACCCCGAGGGCGACGAACGCGGGTCGAGCACGCGGCACGTCTACCTGGACGCCAACGGAATCACCGACCGCTCCCGGCCGGAACGGGCCGGGCTGTCGCGGCTCCCCGGCACCGACCTGTGGTCATTGTCGATCGAGGTGCCCGAGAACTGGCGTGGCGCCTACCGAATCATTCCCCGGACCGAACCACTGACCATTCCCTGCGACGGCACCCCGGGCTGGCAGTGGTGGCGGAACGTACTGGCCGGCGCACAGCCCGACCCGTTCAACCCGCTGCCCACGCGAGCGGTGCAGGCAGGCGACTGCTCCGAGGCGGTGATGCCCGCGGCGCCCGCGCAGCGCTGGTGGACGGACCGCCCCGGCCGCGGCGAACTCCACGAGACGACGTTCACGCTGTCGGGCACACCACGGTCGGTGTGGGTCTACGAACCGCCCGGACTCGCCGCCGGATCTCGTCCGGTGGTAGTGCTGCTCGACGGCCGGACGTGGGCGGTCGACCTGCCGATCGCGGGTGCCGTCGACGCACTCGGACCTGCCGGTCACCGGGTTCCGCTCGTCGTGATGGTCGACAGCGTCGGACCCGCACTGCGATCCGAGGAACTCGGCTGCAGCCCCGCGTTCGCCGCTGGTCTCACCGGCGAACTGCTCCCGTGGCTGCGGCGGGATTGGGCCGTCACCGACGACCCGGCGTCGACGATCGTGGCCGGCTGCAGCCTGGGCGGATTGACGGCCTGCCACCTCGCGCTGACGGCATCGCACGTGTTCGGGTGCGCCGTCAGCCTGTCCGGGTCGTTCTGGTGGCCCGGATCCGGGCCGGGGGTTGCGTTGCAGGACCGCATCCGCGCCGCCGCCCCGTCGCGCAGCCGGTTCGGCATCGAGGTCGGGACCCTCGAATGGATGCTCTTCGAACCCAACCGTGAAGTCCGCGACCTGCTGGCCGGCACCGGCCACGACGTGCGCTACCGCGAGTTCTGCGGTGGTCACGACGCGCTGCACTGGCGCGACGGACTGATCGCCGGCGTGGCCTCTATGCTGGGTTACGCACCGGTAATGCAGTGA
- a CDS encoding acetyl-CoA C-acetyltransferase — protein MTTEAFIYEAIRTPRGRGKKTGSLHSVKPISLVTGLIDELRARFPDLDEDRISDLVLGVVTPVGDQGMDIARVAVNDAGLPDTVGGVQLNRFCASGLEAVNTAAQKVRSGWDELVIAGGVESMSRVPMGSDGGPWALDPATNYDNYFVPQGVGADLIATIEGFSREDVDAYAVRSQDLAAKAWTGGYFAKSVVPVKDINGLVVLDQDEHMRPGTTLENLAGLNPSFAGVGEMGGFDAVSLQKYHWVEKINHVHHGGNSSGIVDGAALVLVGSEQAGKDMSLTPRARVVATATSGADSTIMLTGPTPASKKVLAAAGLTVDDIDLFEINEAFASVVLKFQKDLNIPDEKLNVNGGAIAMGHPLGATGAMITGTMIDELERRNARYALITLCIGGGMGVATIIERV, from the coding sequence GTGACCACAGAGGCATTCATTTATGAAGCCATCCGGACCCCGCGCGGCCGCGGAAAGAAGACCGGTTCGCTGCACTCGGTCAAGCCGATCTCGCTGGTCACCGGCCTGATCGACGAGCTCCGCGCCCGCTTCCCCGACCTGGACGAGGATCGCATCTCGGACCTGGTCCTCGGCGTCGTCACCCCCGTCGGCGACCAGGGCATGGACATCGCCCGCGTCGCGGTCAACGACGCCGGACTGCCCGACACCGTCGGCGGCGTCCAGCTGAACCGGTTCTGCGCGTCCGGCCTCGAGGCCGTCAACACCGCCGCGCAGAAGGTGCGGTCCGGCTGGGACGAACTGGTCATCGCCGGTGGCGTCGAATCGATGTCCCGCGTGCCGATGGGCTCCGACGGCGGACCGTGGGCGCTCGACCCGGCCACCAACTACGACAACTACTTCGTCCCCCAGGGTGTGGGCGCCGACCTGATCGCCACCATCGAGGGCTTCTCCCGCGAGGACGTCGACGCGTACGCCGTCCGCTCGCAGGACCTCGCCGCGAAGGCGTGGACCGGCGGCTACTTCGCCAAGTCCGTCGTCCCGGTCAAGGACATCAACGGCCTCGTCGTCCTCGACCAGGACGAGCACATGCGTCCCGGCACCACCCTCGAGAACCTCGCCGGCCTCAACCCGTCCTTCGCCGGCGTCGGCGAGATGGGCGGCTTCGACGCGGTGTCGCTGCAGAAGTACCACTGGGTCGAGAAGATCAACCACGTCCACCACGGCGGCAACAGCTCCGGCATCGTCGACGGCGCCGCACTGGTCCTCGTCGGATCCGAGCAGGCCGGCAAGGACATGAGCCTGACCCCGCGCGCCCGCGTCGTCGCGACGGCCACCAGCGGTGCCGACTCCACGATCATGCTCACCGGCCCGACCCCCGCCTCGAAGAAGGTGCTCGCCGCCGCCGGTCTGACCGTCGACGACATCGACCTGTTCGAGATCAACGAGGCGTTCGCGTCCGTGGTGCTCAAGTTCCAGAAGGACCTGAACATCCCCGACGAGAAGCTCAACGTCAACGGCGGTGCCATCGCCATGGGGCACCCGCTCGGAGCCACCGGCGCCATGATCACCGGCACCATGATCGACGAGCTCGAGCGCCGCAACGCCCGGTACGCCCTCATCACCCTGTGCATCGGCGGCGGTATGGGCGTCGCCACCATCATCGAGCGCGTCTGA
- a CDS encoding ammonium transporter: MPAIDAGATAWLLISTALVLLMTPGLALFYGGMVRSTGVLNMIMMSFVSIALVTVAWLVAGYSLIFGDDIGGGLIGGLEHVGMAGIDPTTVHGQVPEILFATFQLTFAIITAALISGAIADRAKFSAWMIFVPVWALVVYAPVAHWVWNPQGWIAQFGALDYAGGLVVEIVSGASGLALALVLGPRLGFKSESMRPHNLPLVLLGVGLLWFGWFGFNAGSALAADGTAAAIFLNTLVAGCTGLLGWLLVEQKRDGHPTTFGAASGVVAGLVAITPSCGTVSMVGAVIVGAVAGVVCSFAVGWKFRLGYDDSLDVVGVHLMGGIVGTILIGLLATEVMTGGAEGLLYGGGFAQLGKQVLAVVVVALYAFGVTFGLGKLIDRIFGFRVSAEDESSGIDLALHAESAYEHGVLGHGPIGGGQGNSVFPWMHEAERRRQLDAERKQEPDDTE, encoded by the coding sequence GTGCCTGCAATCGACGCCGGAGCAACCGCCTGGCTTCTGATCAGTACCGCGCTGGTCCTGCTGATGACCCCGGGGCTCGCCCTGTTCTACGGCGGGATGGTCCGCTCCACCGGCGTACTGAACATGATCATGATGAGCTTCGTGTCGATCGCGCTCGTCACGGTCGCCTGGCTGGTGGCCGGGTACTCCCTCATCTTCGGCGACGACATCGGCGGCGGACTGATCGGCGGGCTCGAGCACGTGGGGATGGCGGGCATCGACCCGACCACCGTCCACGGGCAGGTCCCCGAGATCCTGTTCGCCACGTTCCAGCTGACGTTCGCGATCATCACCGCCGCGCTGATCAGCGGTGCGATCGCCGACCGGGCCAAGTTCTCGGCCTGGATGATCTTCGTGCCCGTGTGGGCACTCGTCGTCTACGCACCCGTCGCGCACTGGGTGTGGAACCCGCAGGGCTGGATCGCGCAGTTCGGCGCCCTCGACTACGCGGGCGGACTGGTCGTCGAGATCGTGTCCGGCGCGTCGGGCCTGGCGTTGGCCCTGGTCCTCGGACCGCGGCTCGGATTCAAGTCCGAGTCGATGCGCCCCCACAACCTTCCGCTGGTGCTGCTCGGTGTCGGCCTGCTCTGGTTCGGCTGGTTCGGTTTCAACGCGGGCTCCGCGCTCGCCGCCGACGGCACCGCCGCCGCGATCTTCCTGAACACGCTCGTCGCCGGGTGCACCGGCCTGCTCGGCTGGCTCCTCGTCGAACAGAAGCGCGACGGCCACCCCACGACGTTCGGTGCGGCGTCCGGCGTCGTCGCCGGGCTGGTCGCGATCACCCCGTCCTGCGGCACCGTGAGCATGGTCGGCGCGGTGATCGTCGGCGCGGTCGCCGGTGTGGTCTGCTCGTTCGCCGTCGGCTGGAAGTTCCGCCTCGGATACGACGACTCGCTCGACGTCGTCGGTGTCCACCTGATGGGCGGCATCGTCGGCACGATCCTGATCGGACTGCTCGCCACCGAGGTGATGACGGGCGGAGCCGAAGGCCTCCTGTACGGGGGCGGGTTCGCGCAACTCGGCAAGCAGGTGCTGGCCGTGGTCGTCGTCGCCCTGTACGCGTTCGGCGTGACGTTCGGGCTGGGCAAGCTGATCGACCGGATCTTCGGGTTCCGGGTGAGCGCCGAGGACGAGTCCTCCGGCATCGACCTCGCATTGCACGCCGAGTCTGCGTACGAGCACGGTGTGCTCGGGCACGGACCGATCGGCGGCGGCCAGGGCAACAGCGTATTCCCGTGGATGCACGAGGCGGAACGCAGGCGGCAACTCGACGCGGAACGGAAGCAGGAACCGGACGACACGGAGTAG
- a CDS encoding DNA polymerase III subunit gamma and tau encodes MALYRKYRPASFAEVVGQEHVTEPLSTALDAGRINHAYLFSGPRGCGKTSSARILARSLNCVEGPTSTPCGQCPSCVALGPGGSGNLDVTELDAASHGGVDDTRELRDRAFYAPAESRYRVFIVDEAHMVTTAGFNALLKIVEEPPEHLIFIFATTEPEKVLPTIRSRTHHYPFRLLAPTTMRGLLEKICLQESVPVADPVYPLVIRAGGGSPRDSLSILDQLLAGAGDEGVTYPRALALLGVTDVALIDDAVDALATGDGAALFGTVDRVMDAGHDPRRFAVDLLERLRDLILMQAVPDAAERGLVDAPGDVLENMRAQVQRIGPATLTRYAEVIHAGLGEMRGATAPRLLLEVMCARMLLPSASDAESAVLQRLERVERGLPPAGSAPVAAAAAAERPAAAPERAPQPPAEPEPEPKFQRPSMRQAAAATVPPPPEPEPEPMPRPVPEPAPAPVPEPEPTPQPEPTPVPEPTPAPEPTPQPVPEPEPAPTPVPEPTPEPEPAPAPAPEPEPEPPLAPEVEAAPAASAGPDVATLREAWNSLREKVSQRNKILPAMLSAATVHDVQGNRLILAHPVPNLGARIASPHNAQVITEVLSEMFGGTWEVEYQAGAPTAPPPPVAKAAAAPTKPAGAPRFSRPSQERAAQRPPQQQSDGQRTDAGSGAAQARPSSEPDDDIPPPEAPDYPDDPGPIDYEASASTPPVSTPEDEEEMFKEAAEPADPATRRDPEDVAFELLKDMLGAKKLEG; translated from the coding sequence GTGGCCCTGTACCGGAAGTACCGACCCGCATCCTTCGCCGAGGTGGTGGGGCAGGAGCACGTCACCGAACCACTGAGCACCGCTCTCGACGCCGGACGGATCAACCACGCGTATCTGTTCTCCGGTCCCCGCGGCTGTGGCAAGACGTCGTCTGCCCGCATCCTGGCCCGATCGCTGAACTGCGTGGAGGGCCCGACCTCGACGCCGTGCGGCCAGTGCCCCTCGTGCGTGGCGCTCGGCCCCGGCGGGTCGGGCAACCTCGACGTCACCGAACTCGACGCGGCCAGCCACGGTGGCGTCGACGACACCCGTGAGCTGCGCGACCGCGCGTTCTACGCGCCCGCCGAGTCGCGGTACCGGGTGTTCATCGTGGACGAGGCCCACATGGTCACCACGGCGGGTTTCAACGCCCTCCTCAAGATCGTGGAGGAGCCGCCGGAGCACCTCATCTTCATCTTCGCGACCACCGAACCCGAGAAGGTGCTGCCGACCATCCGTTCGCGCACCCATCACTATCCGTTCCGGTTGCTCGCGCCGACGACGATGCGCGGGCTGCTGGAGAAGATCTGCCTGCAGGAGAGCGTGCCGGTCGCCGACCCGGTGTATCCGCTGGTCATCCGCGCCGGCGGTGGGTCCCCGCGTGACTCGCTGAGCATCCTCGACCAGCTCCTCGCCGGCGCCGGCGACGAGGGCGTCACCTACCCGCGCGCGCTCGCGCTGCTCGGCGTCACCGACGTCGCGCTGATCGACGACGCCGTCGACGCGCTGGCCACCGGCGACGGCGCCGCGCTGTTCGGGACGGTCGACCGCGTCATGGACGCCGGGCACGATCCGCGCCGCTTCGCCGTCGACCTGCTCGAGCGCCTGCGCGACCTGATCCTGATGCAGGCGGTCCCCGACGCCGCCGAACGTGGCCTCGTCGACGCTCCCGGCGACGTGCTCGAGAACATGCGCGCCCAGGTCCAGCGGATCGGTCCCGCCACGCTAACCCGGTACGCCGAGGTGATCCACGCCGGTCTCGGCGAGATGCGCGGCGCCACCGCCCCCCGACTGCTGCTCGAAGTGATGTGCGCCCGGATGCTGCTGCCGTCGGCGTCCGATGCGGAGTCGGCCGTGCTGCAGCGGCTCGAACGCGTCGAGCGCGGACTTCCGCCCGCAGGCTCCGCACCGGTCGCCGCCGCAGCCGCAGCCGAGCGGCCCGCCGCGGCACCGGAGCGCGCGCCGCAACCGCCCGCCGAGCCGGAACCGGAGCCGAAGTTCCAGCGACCGTCGATGCGCCAGGCCGCGGCGGCCACCGTGCCCCCGCCGCCCGAGCCGGAACCCGAACCGATGCCGCGGCCCGTTCCGGAGCCCGCGCCTGCCCCCGTTCCCGAACCGGAGCCGACGCCGCAGCCCGAACCGACACCCGTTCCGGAGCCGACGCCGGCACCCGAGCCGACGCCGCAGCCCGTGCCCGAACCGGAGCCCGCGCCCACTCCTGTGCCCGAGCCGACGCCGGAACCCGAGCCGGCGCCTGCACCCGCGCCGGAACCCGAACCGGAGCCACCGCTCGCGCCCGAGGTGGAGGCGGCACCCGCAGCGTCGGCGGGTCCGGATGTTGCGACCCTGCGGGAGGCCTGGAATTCGCTGCGCGAGAAGGTGAGTCAGCGGAACAAAATCCTTCCCGCGATGTTGTCGGCCGCCACGGTGCACGACGTGCAGGGCAACCGCCTGATCCTGGCGCACCCGGTCCCCAACCTGGGTGCCCGGATCGCGTCGCCGCACAACGCCCAGGTGATCACCGAGGTGCTGTCCGAGATGTTCGGCGGCACCTGGGAAGTGGAGTATCAAGCTGGTGCTCCGACGGCGCCGCCCCCACCGGTCGCGAAGGCCGCTGCGGCGCCGACGAAGCCGGCGGGTGCACCCCGGTTCTCCCGGCCCAGCCAGGAGCGGGCTGCGCAGCGCCCGCCGCAGCAGCAGTCCGACGGCCAGCGCACCGATGCGGGTTCGGGTGCGGCGCAGGCACGTCCGTCGTCCGAACCGGACGACGACATTCCGCCGCCGGAGGCACCCGACTACCCGGACGATCCGGGGCCGATCGACTACGAGGCTTCAGCGTCGACGCCGCCCGTCTCCACACCCGAGGACGAGGAAGAGATGTTCAAGGAGGCGGCGGAACCCGCCGACCCCGCGACTCGCCGAGACCCGGAAGACGTGGCGTTCGAACTGCTCAAGGACATGCTCGGGGCCAAGAAGCTCGAGGGCTGA
- the fepB gene encoding Fe2+-enterobactin ABC transporter substrate-binding protein has protein sequence MKLRRSLAAVAVLAVGIGAAACSSDPATESATTGNPAASGQGWPRTVTDETGSVTIEHKPERIVSTSVTLTGSLLALDAPLIGTGAQRPSDVTDENGLFTQWADIAAERGVETLYQGEPNVEKITAADPDLIFVSATGGDSAVDQVDTLRQIAPVVVLRYDDKSWQDLSGRIAAAIGAEEQAEALVAKFDRQLDDAKSALGDKVAAANPVNVPAYNSPEESRMFTAESAQGILLERLGFSLADLPADISRADKGVMTGRKDVVPVGQENLPRAVPGNTTFIVIGDAADAERFLADPTLQQTPSVEKKQVIGLGKDSFRLDYYSASNLIDRVTNAVR, from the coding sequence GTGAAACTTCGTCGCTCACTGGCAGCCGTCGCTGTCCTCGCCGTCGGGATCGGCGCCGCCGCGTGCTCGTCCGATCCCGCCACCGAGTCCGCGACCACCGGCAACCCCGCAGCATCCGGCCAGGGCTGGCCGCGCACGGTCACCGACGAGACGGGCAGCGTCACGATCGAACACAAGCCTGAGCGGATCGTGTCGACCAGCGTCACCCTCACCGGCTCGCTGCTCGCCCTCGACGCGCCCCTGATCGGCACCGGCGCGCAGCGACCGAGCGACGTGACCGACGAGAACGGCCTGTTCACACAGTGGGCGGACATCGCCGCCGAGCGCGGCGTCGAGACGCTCTACCAGGGCGAGCCCAACGTCGAGAAGATCACCGCCGCCGATCCGGACCTCATCTTCGTGTCCGCCACCGGCGGCGACTCGGCCGTCGATCAAGTGGACACGCTGCGGCAGATCGCGCCCGTCGTCGTGCTGCGGTACGACGACAAGTCCTGGCAGGACCTCAGCGGTCGGATCGCGGCGGCCATCGGGGCCGAGGAGCAGGCCGAGGCCCTCGTCGCGAAGTTCGACCGGCAACTCGACGACGCCAAGTCGGCGCTCGGCGACAAGGTCGCCGCGGCGAACCCGGTGAACGTGCCCGCCTACAACTCGCCCGAGGAGTCGCGGATGTTCACCGCCGAATCGGCCCAGGGCATTCTGCTGGAACGCCTCGGATTCTCGCTCGCCGACCTGCCCGCCGACATCAGCCGAGCAGACAAGGGCGTCATGACCGGCCGCAAGGACGTCGTGCCGGTCGGGCAGGAGAACCTGCCGCGGGCCGTACCCGGCAACACCACGTTCATCGTGATCGGTGACGCGGCGGACGCCGAACGGTTCCTCGCGGATCCGACGTTGCAGCAGACGCCGTCCGTCGAGAAGAAGCAGGTAATCGGGCTCGGCAAGGACAGCTTCCGCCTCGACTACTACAGCGCCTCCAACCTGATCGACCGAGTCACGAACGCTGTGCGATAG
- a CDS encoding HhH-GPD-type base excision DNA repair protein: MARTLNLVGDPDADALLASDPLALLIGMLLDQQVPMETAFAGPKKLDDRIGGLEVHRIAEMDPEEFAAVCSQTPAVHRFPGSMATRIQSLCAFLVENYDGSVEALWTSGDPDGKEVLKRLKALPGYGDQKARIFLALLGKQIGVEPKGWREAAGDYGTEGSRRSIADVVDDKSLHEVREFKKAAKADAKKAAAAKKK, from the coding sequence ATGGCACGCACGCTGAACCTGGTAGGGGATCCGGACGCCGACGCACTCCTCGCGAGTGACCCGCTGGCGTTGCTTATCGGGATGCTGCTCGATCAGCAGGTTCCGATGGAGACGGCGTTCGCAGGCCCCAAGAAACTCGACGACCGGATCGGCGGCCTCGAGGTGCACCGCATCGCGGAGATGGATCCGGAAGAGTTCGCGGCCGTCTGCTCACAGACCCCCGCGGTCCACCGGTTCCCCGGATCGATGGCCACCCGCATCCAGTCGTTGTGCGCGTTCCTCGTCGAGAACTACGACGGCAGCGTCGAGGCGCTGTGGACGAGCGGTGACCCCGACGGCAAAGAAGTGTTGAAGCGGTTGAAGGCGCTGCCGGGGTACGGCGACCAGAAGGCCCGCATCTTCCTGGCGCTGCTCGGCAAGCAGATCGGTGTGGAGCCGAAGGGCTGGCGCGAGGCGGCAGGCGACTACGGCACCGAGGGGTCCCGGCGTTCGATTGCGGACGTCGTCGACGACAAGAGTCTCCACGAGGTCCGCGAGTTCAAGAAGGCCGCGAAGGCCGACGCGAAGAAGGCGGCGGCAGCGAAGAAGAAGTAG